In the genome of Triticum urartu cultivar G1812 chromosome 5, Tu2.1, whole genome shotgun sequence, one region contains:
- the LOC125510510 gene encoding protein WHAT'S THIS FACTOR 9, mitochondrial-like yields MPLLPRRPPAALYVPVRGLLEARVPWGRDRALDHVVERERHLVPFLLTKDALLTAAPPPHAVPLHALPSTIPFPFRPLRFLRLYASAFALSPHPVTVSPTHRLSALHLDEAQAVDATRADAADRLLRLLMLAPSRALPLHLVARIRLDLGLPSDFPRSLLPHYPDYFALSADGRLLELVCYRKDLAVSAVQSYAQRTGGYKVGDPIAFQLSFPRGFELDKNVRKWLDEWQKLPYISPYEDGSHLAPRSDITEKRTVAVLHEALSLTVGKKMEKEVLVKLGEALRLPPGFRKVLARHPGIFYLSHKLRTQTVVLREAYRRHMLVDKHPMMGIRYQFLHLMHMGREEAGKAKGKERKTVRGDQMMGDDYGADGENEDDYDDEEDEEEDEENIEAGVASQDEESDDEDTENRGETGEPQQAAN; encoded by the coding sequence ATGCCGCTGCTGCCGCGCCGGCCGCCGGCGGCGCTCTACGTCCCGGTGCGGGGCCTCCTCGAGGCCCGCGTGCCGTGGGGCCGGGACCGCGCGCTGGACCACGTCGTGGAGCGGGAGCGCCACCTCGTGCCCTTCCTCCTCACCAAGGACGCGCTCCTCacggccgcgccgccgccgcacgccgtgCCGCTCCACGCGCTGCCCTCCACCATCCCCTTCCCCTTCCGCCCGCTCCGCTTCCTCCGCCTCTACGCCTCCGCCTTCGCGCTCTCGCCGCACCCCGTCACCGTCTCGCCCACGCACAGGCTCAGCGCGCTCCACCTCGACGAGGCGCAGGCCGTCGACGCCACCCGCGCCGACGCCGCCGACCGCCTGCTGCGCCTCCTCATGCTCGCGCCCTCCCGCGCGCTCCCGCTCCACCTCGTCGCGCGCATCCGCCTCGACCTCGGCCTCCCCTCCGACTTCCCCCGCTCGCTCCTCCCGCACTACCCGGACTACTTCGCGCTCTCCGCCGACGGCCGCCTCCTCGAGCTCGTCTGCTACCGGAAGGACCTCGCCGTGTCGGCCGTGCAGTCCTACGCGCAGCGGACCGGCGGCTACAAGGTCGGCGACCCCATCGCCTTCCAGCTCTCGTTCCCCCGTGGATTTGAGCTCGACAAGAACGTTCGCAAGTGGCTGGATGAGTGGCAGAAGCTGCCTTACATCTCGCCGTACGAAGATGGTTCACACCTGGCTCCGAGGAGCGACATCACGGAGAAGAGGACTGTGGCGGTGCTGCACGAGGCGCTCAGCCTCACTGTGGGGAAGAAGATGGAGAAGGAGGTTTTggtcaagcttggggaggctctTAGGCTACCGCCGGGGTTCAGGAAGGTGCTTGCGAGGCACCCAGGGATTTTCTACCTGTCGCATAAGCTGAGGACCCAAACGGTGGTGCTCCGGGAAGCCTATCGGAGGCATATGTTGGTGGACAAGCACCCAATGATGGGGATAAGGTATCAGTTCCTGCATTTGATGCATATGGGGAGGGAGGAGGCTGGTAAAGCAAAGGGCAAGGAGAGGAAGACAGTTCGTGGCGACCAAATGATGGGAGACGACTATGGTGCAGATGGGGAGAATGAGGATGACtatgatgatgaggaggatgaagaagaggatgaggagaacaTTGAAGCGGGTGTTGCTTCACaggacgaggagagcgatgaCGAGGATACAGAGAACAGGGGAGAAACTGGAGAACCGCAGCAAGCCGCTAACTGA
- the LOC125510509 gene encoding 9-cis-epoxycarotenoid dioxygenase NCED3, chloroplastic-like, with product MQTLTASTSVSSIQRHTPRRTGRSGSLSFSARAVSSPPRAPAPSRFVRGADAAPAKPLIAVPKAPAVERQEKKLNFFQRAAATALDAFEEGFVANVLERPHGLSRTVDPAVQIAGNFAPVGETPPVQALPVTGRIPPFINGVYARNGANPHFDPVAGHHLFDGDGMVHALRIRNGVAETYASRFTETERLQQERALGRPMFPKAIGELHGHSGIARLALFYARAACGLIDPSRGTGVANAGLVYFNGHLLAMSEDDIPYHVRVTDDGDLQTVGRYDFDGQLECPMIAHPKLDPATGELHALSYDVIKKPYLKYFYFKADGTKSADVEIPLDQPTMIHDFAITENYVVVPDHQVVFKLQEMLRGGSPVVLDKEKTSRFGVLPKCAADASEMVWVDVPDCFCFHLWNAWEEEETDEVVVIGSCMTPADSIFNESDECLESVLTEIRLNTRTGESTRRPILALSEQVNLEVGMVNSNLLGRKTRYAYLAVAEPWPKVSGFAKVDLATGELTKFEYGEGRFGGEPCFVPMDPATSRGEDDGYILTFVHDEAAGTSELLVVNAADMRLEATIQLPSRVPYGFHGTFVTGKELESQA from the coding sequence ATGCAGACACTCACAGCCTCCACCTCGGTCTCCTCCATACAGCGGCACACGCCGCGCCGCACGGGCCGGTCCGGCTCGCTCAGCTTCTCCGCCCGCGCCGTCAGCTCCCCGCCGCGCGCGCCGGCCCCGTCCCGGTTCGTGCGCGGCGCCGACGCCGCGCCGGCCAAGCCCCTCATTGCCGTCCCCAAGGCGCCCGCCGTGGAGAGGCAGGAGAAGAAGCTCAACTTCTTCCAGCGCGCCGCGGCCACGGCGCTCGACGCCTTCGAGGAGGGCTTCGTGGCCAACGTGCTGGAGCGCCCCCACGGCCTCTCCAGGACGGTCGACCCCGCGGTGCAGATCGCCGGCAACTTCGCGCCCGTCGGGGAGACCCCGCCCGTGCAGGCTCTGCCGGTCACCGGCCGCATCCCCCCTTTCATCAACGGTGTGTACGCCCGGAACGGCGCCAACCCGCACTTCGACCCCGTCGCCGGGCACCACCTGTTCGACGGCGACGGCATGGTGCACGCCCTGCGGATCCGCAACGGCGTCGCCGAGACCTACGCCTCCCGCTTCACCGAGACGGAGCGCCTGCAGCAGGAGCGCGCGCTCGGCCGCCCCATGTTCCCCAAGGCCATCGGCGAGCTCCACGGCCACTCCGGGATCGCGCGCCTTGCTCTGTTCTACGCCCGCGCGGCCTGCGGCCTCATCGACCCCTCGCGCGGCACCGGCGTGGCCAACGCCGGCCTTGTCTACTTCAACGGCCACCTCCTCGCCATGTCCGAGGACGACATCCCGTACCACGTCCGCGTCACCGACGACGGCGATCTCCAGACCGTCGGCCGCTACGACTTCGACGGGCAGCTCGAGTGCCCCATGATCGCGCACCCCAAACTCGACCCCGCCACCGGGGAGCTCCACGCGCTCAGCTACGACGTCATCAAGAAGCCCTACCTCAAGTACTTCTACTTCAAGGCCGACGGCACCAAGTCGGCCGACGTCGAGATCCCGCTGGACCAGCCCACCATGATCCACGACTTCGCCATCACCGAGAATTATGTCGTCGTGCCTGACCATCAGGTGGTGTTCAAGCTGCAAGAGATGCTGCGCGGCGGCTCGCCCGTGGTGCTCGACAAGGAGAAGACGTCCCGCTTCGGCGTGCTGCCAAAGTGCGCGGCGGACGCGTCGGAGATGGTGTGGGTGGACGTGCCGGACTGCTTCTGCTTCCACCTCTGGAACgcgtgggaggaggaggagaccgACGAGGTGGTGGTGATCGGCTCCTGCATGACCCCCGCCGACTCCATCTTCAACGAGTCGGACGAGTGCCTGGAGAGCGTGCTCACGGAGATCCGCCTCAACACCCGCACCGGCGAGTCCACGCGCCGCCCCATCCTGGCGCTGTCGGAGCAGGTGAACCTGGAGGTCGGCATGGTGAACTCCAACCTGCTGGGCCGCAAGACGCGGTACGCCTACCTGGCCGTGGCCGAGCCGTGGCCCAAGGTGTCCGGCTTCGCCAAGGTGGACCTCGCCACGGGGGAGCTCACCAAGTTCGAGTACGGCGAGGGCCGGTTCGGCGGCGAGCCCTGCTTCGTGCCCATGGACCCGGCCACGTCCCGCGGCGAGGACGACGGGTACATTCTCACCTTCGTGCACGACGAGGCGGCCGGCACGTCGGAGCTCCTGGTGGTCAATGCCGCCGACATGCGGCTGGAGGCGACGATCCAGCTGCCGTCCCGCGTGCCATACGGCTTCCACGGCACCTTCGTCACCGGCAAGGAGCTCGAATCCCAGGCCTGA